The following DNA comes from Elusimicrobiaceae bacterium.
GTTTGCGGATTGCGCATAGTGATGACCAGATGGCTGGTTAATTCCGGATACACTATGTAACGAAACCAAATAGGATTAGGTAATAGAAAACGCCCCAAATGTATCGTGACATCTGCGCTATAGTCAATTTCGGCAACATAATCATAATTTTTGCGATAACGTTCTTCATTGACTTCCACTTCCGTGAACAAAGTACCTAATGCATCTGCTATTGCTACCGGCAGGCCGTCTGCCAGACGATAAGAGTATTTGGCTTGAGCATCTTCTACTGAAAGAGTGACCGGGAAATGTTTGTCGGATACTACCATCACGCGGGAATTTATCTTTTTATCAAAATCGCTATGCTTATAAATACCGCGATGAATTTTGCCATGATATGTACAACCGCTTATTAATAACGTTGTGGCACATAACATACAGATACTGCGTAGTAGAAAACGATTCATCATATGTTTTTAAGCAACTCCGTTATTCGTTCTGCGGCAGTTAAAGGATCGGGTAAATCCAGTTTGGCATAATTGGCTTTCATCGTTTGCAATATGGAATTGTTCGCCGAGTTCAAAATCCGGTCCATCAATGTGTATAACTCTTCCTGTAATTGGGGGCCTTCCTGCACCAACGCAGCACATCCAACACTCTGCAAAATCTTAGCATTATAAAACTGATGATTAGCGGCAGCCGTCGGCAACGGTACCAAGAGAGCCGGTTTTTTACAGCAAATCAACTCTGCCAATGTCCCCGCCCCGCTACGACATACCACCAAATCGCTGGCTTGGATCAGATCATAAATTTCATTAGAATAAGGCAAAATTTGTACGCGATTTACTTTACCATAACGATTGACGATAGTTTGATACCAACGGGTCCCGCTGATATGTATAAACTGAATATCGTCATTTTCAGCTACCAGCTTTTTTACGGCATTTATTAAGGCCGCATTCAAGGCCTTTGCCCCTTGACTTCCCCCAAACAGCAGAACCGTCTGAAAAGAAGGATTAAGCCCTAAATCTTTTAATACTTTGTTGCGATTTATCGGTTCGGCAAATTCTTTGCGGATAGGCGTTCCCACCAACACACTACGCGGCATTTTTTTATGCGTAGGCAACCCTAGCAATAATACATTAACAAAACGGGCACAGACTTTGTTGGATAAACCAATTTTAGTATTGGAATCGTGAACGGCTGTTTTAATTCCTTTCAGCCACGATATAAAGACCAGCGGAAACGATACATATCCTCCCGTACCAATAGATACTTGCGGCTTAAATTGAGTGATTGCTTGATTTGTTTGTCGTAAAGCCTTTATAAAATGCCACATAAAACGAATGTGTTTCAAAGGATTAATGGAACGCGGCAAAGCGCAGATATCAATTTCTTGATACTTTAGTTTAGCCTCTTTCAAAACCTCACAAGAAGAATCCCCCCTCCTCACGATAAAGAGAACGGCGCAACCTTGTTGATTTAACGTTCTCCCTAAGGAAAATCCCGGATAAAAATGGCCGCCTGTTCCGCCGGCAGCAATCATAAAACGTTTGTTTTTCATTTATCTATTCCTCGCACGATAATCCGTCGTCTCTTCTGCGTAACGGTTTTTGGGGGCAGATGCTTGCGCCGCCAAATTGGCAATGATCCCCATCATCACCAACGTCATAATTACTGAAGATCCGCCGTAAGAGAAAAAGGGCAACGGAATCCCTTTGGTAGGCAATAGGCCAATTGCCATAGCCATATTAAAGAAAGCTTGACCGCAAATCGTAATGGTAAGTCCAAAAATGAGTAAGCTATGGAAACTATTTTTACAAAGACGTGCCAGCCCAATTCCTCTACCCAATAACCAGCAGAATAACAAGATGATAATCAGCAAGCGGATAAGTCCTAATTCCTCACTCATGATGGAAAAGATAAAATCTGTATGAGCGGCCGGTAAATACTCTAATTTCAGTTCGCTATTTCCAAGCCCTTTTCCAAACCAACCGCCGGAACCCACCGCAATCATGGATTGCCACAACTGATACCCCGCTTTTTGCGCCTGAGCTTCCGGATTTAAGAAGGACAATACACGTTCCAACCGGTACGTATAAAAAATTAATTGATACAACACATAGGGCACCGCGCATACACCTAACACCAATAGATATTTTAGACGGGCCCCCGCCACAAACAACATCATCATCACTACCACGGCCATTAACATAACCGTTCCCAAGTCCGGTGCTTTTGAAATAAGAGCAAATGTAATACCGCTAATAAGTAGCGGTTTTACAAGCAGCCGCCAATTTCGAGCTAATTTGCCTTGTACTTGGCTTAAATAATCGGCAATATAAATCACCAAAGTTACTTTGGCTACTTCGGAAGGTTGCAAATTGAAAAAACCTAAATTAATCCAACGATGCACGTTGGCAATAGGCTGCGTAAACAACACTATCACTAATAAAATCCAAGTGATATACATCAGCCAAATGGGTTTGATATGCGCTTGGATACGCGTGTAAGTCTGGCTTAAAAACAAAGCGGCCGCCACCCCTATTAGATCAAAAATCAGTTGTCGCTTAAAGTACGCCGTGGAGTCAAAGGCCGAAGAAGAATAGGTGAAAATTAATCCAAAACATAAAAAGAAAAAGCAAATAAAAGCTAATTTTTTATCTATCTGCAACCATTGCCAAGCCGGAGTTTCTTTGCGGGGTTTTTTGCCAAAAGAATAGCGCCCCTCTCTGTCTGCTCCACTGAGAGAATGCCCCGTCGCTCGTCCGGATGCGGATTTATGATATAAAATAGCCATATTAACGTATTTTTAGGGAAGCTAATGCCAGCAACATTAACATTGCCCCGGTAATCCAAAATCTGACAATTACTTTTGACTCCGGAATACCGCACAATTCAAAATGATGATGAATGGGAGCCATTTTGAATAAACGTTTCCCATGTGTCAACTTAAAATATCCCATTTGTAACATTACAGAAACAGTTTCTAATACAAAAATACCGCCGGCGATAGGGAGCAATAATTCTTGTTTAACACACAAAGCTGCTGTTCCCAAGACTCCCCCTAAAAACAAGGAGCTGGTATCTCCCATAAACACATTGGCCGGATAAGCATTAAACCACAAAAATCCCAAACAAGCACCGACCAATGCTCCTAAAAATACGGAAATTTCCCCGGCACCCGGCACATAAATGATTTTCAAATAGTCTGCAAAATTTATGTTACCGGCCAAATAAGCAAATACCGCATAAGTAATTGCCGCAAAAACCATACATCCGCTGGCTAACCCGTCTAATCCATCGGTCAGATTAGTTGCATTGGAAGCGCCTACAATGATTAACATTGAAAACGCTAAATAAAATGCAGATAGGTCAATAAAGGTTTTGCTGACATAAGGAATAATCAAAGAAGTGGCATATTCCCCGTTGGGAGGATTAAAAGCCAAATAGCCTACTACTCCCACAGCTGTAATGAGTTGAATCGTTAATTTTACAGAAGAAGGAATGCCTTCTGGGTTACGTTTGACCAATTTAGTGTAATCATCCAAGATGCCGGCAAACGCCAAACTGACCGTCGTAAATAACATGAGTCTGACATACGGGCTGTCCAACCGTGCCCAAAAGAACACACTAATCAGTAAAGTGAACAAGATGAGTAATCCCCCCATGGTCGGAGTACCATTTTTAGCCAAATGAGAGGCCGGACCATATTCCCGCTCAATTTGTTGCACTTTGAAAGCACGCAATTTAGCAATCAAACTGGGTCCAAAAATCAGCGAGAGCACAAAAGAAGTCACAATCGCGCCACCGGTGCGGAATGTAATGTAGTTGAAGATATTTAAAAAACTAATATCGTCGGTAAATAAAGACAAATAATATAGCATGACTTAGATCTCCTTAAGTAGATTTTCAAATTGCATACTTCTGGAAGCCTTCAGCAAGCATACGCCGCCTTTTTCTTGAAGTAGTTTTTGTAAAGAAGCCGTCCATACTTGTGGGGTTTCTCCGTAGTACCAACGCAGCGAAGTATTTCCTTGTAATACATCTGCCGCGTGTTTCATTTCTGCACCTGCTAAAAAGGCATAATCAATCCGGTTGTCTAATAACCAGCGGGCAATTAAGCGGTGAAAGTTCTTAGAGGTTTCTCCTAATTCTTTCATATCCCCCAGCACTGCAATGCGCGGTGAATCTGCGGTATGGCCCAAAATTTCCAAGGCATTTTTCATACTAGCCGGATTAGCATTATAACAATCTAAAATAAACTGTGTATTTCCGCGTTTCATGCGTTCCATACGCATAGGCATTGGCGTATAAGAGAGTAGTCCCTTTTTTATTTCATCCATAAACAGTCCAAGCCCTATAGCGGCTGCACAAGCCGCCGCGGCATTGAGTTTATCATGGCGTTGTAAATTCAAGCCAATTACGTAGGCCGTATTTTTGTAAGTAAACGCAAAACCTTCTGTGTCTAAGATACGCAGGTCTGCCTGCGGATTAAATCCAAAACTAATACGCTTGCCTTTGTAATCATTCAAACGGGCCAACATCTCGTCATCACTATTATATACTAATGTGCCCGACGGTGCCATACAATCCACTATTTCCGTTTTCGTTTTATATACCGTCTCTACATCTTTAAAGAATGCCAAATGCGCGGCTGACACATTGGTAATCACCGCTACATCCGGTACTACTAAAGAAGCTGTTTCCGTGATGTCACCCGGATGAGAAGCCCCCAATTCAAACACACCATATTCGTGTTTGGTTTGTATCTCTAACAAGGAAAACGGAACGCCAAATTGATTGTTAAAATTTCCCATATTAGCCACGGTTTCTCCCGCTTGGCTACAAATAGATTTAAGCATTTGTTTAGTCGTGCTTTTCCCGTTAGAACCGGTAATGGCAGCTATTTTGAGGGTGTGATTTAAGCGGTGGTATTTGGCCAATTCCTGCAATGCTATTAAACTATTCTTTACGGTAATGCTGGATACTTGCGGAGGCAAAACAGGGATACGGTTTTCTTCTCCGATAATCAGCGTAGCACCTTGTTTCACAGCCTGCTCAATAAATTGATGACCGTCATGCGTAGCCCCTTTTAAGGCCCAAAAGCTATCTCCGCTGGCAATTACTCGGCTATCTGTCACAAAAGACTGTATGATCCGATTAGGCTCGGCAGTGTGTAAGGCGCCCTTTATAACAGAAGCCAATTTGGTTAAAGATAAGTTTAATTTCATAATTTCTCCTTAAATTCGTTATTTGTTTTGTTTCACTAGTTCTTCCGGCTTGTCCGGTGCAACCGCTTGCATGGATAACAATCCCTCTGCTACTTCCTTAAATACCGGAGCCGCTGCCGTACCACCAAAGGTGTATTTGGCAGGATTATCTAAAATAATCAAAATCGTAAATTGCGGATCTCCAATGGGAGTAAAACCGCAAAATGATACCACGTGTCGCCGCTTGGCATAGCCGCCTTCTTTATCTAATTTTTCTGCCGTTCCGGTTTTGCCGGCCACGCTGTAACCGGGTATTTGAGCTTTTTTACCGGACCCTTCTAATACGACGTGCTCCAACACTTTTTTCATAATTTCAACGGTTTCCGGTTTAATGACACGGCGAATTTTTTGCACTTTGGCTTTAACTTCTTTGCGGCCGTCGGCATATTCAATACGGTCTATTAAATGCGGTTGTAACAGCCAACCGCCGTTGGCAATAGCCGAGTAAGCACTAATCAACTGAATGGGAGTTAAAGAAATACCATAACCGTAACCTTTGGTGGCAGTATCTACCTTCGTCCATTGGTTATAGGGCGGTACATATCCTTTTGATTCCCCGGTAAAATTGATATCTGTTTTAGTGCCAAATCCAAATGCCTTAATATAGTAAAACAAATTTTTGGCCCCTAATTCCAAAGCTATTTTACCGGCCCCGATGTTGGAGGATAAGGCCATAATTTCAGGAATTGTCAATTCCTCTTGTTTATGTTGTTTGTCTTTTACCACCACTCCCCGAGCAATTTCCCAATTGCGACCACTCATGTCAATGGAATCATTAATAGACACTGTACCGGCATCTAAAGCAGCGGTAATGGCAATTGTCTTGAAAGTAGAACCCGGTTCGTAAGTGAATTGAAAAGGTAAGGACTGACCATCTTTTTGCGGATAGGAAGCGGCGGCCAAAATACGTCCGGTTTGGGGCTGTTGTACCACAATAATGCCGTGTTCCGGCTCATAATCTTTAACCGCTTTAGCTAAAGCCGTTTCCGCATAATATTGCGCCAACATATCAATTGTTAAATACAAACTACCCACCGATTTTTCTTCTTTCAAACTGCGATTATAAATCACTTCTCCCCGACGGGCACGCTTAGCGCGGCGTTTACTAATATCCTGACTTAACTCATCATTAAACATCAGTTCTAAGCCGGAAAGTCCTAAATTTTTAGAATTGGCTGCACCCAATAGGTCAATCGCACTATCCCCGTACGGGTGAATGCGCTCATATTCCGGAGTCACTTCTAGTCCTTGACCTAATGTGGTGTGTAATACCGGTGCCAAATTCATATACACATCAGGCTTTATTTTTTTAGCCACGAAGAAAAATTTACTATCCTTGCGGCTCCACTTCCGTTCTAAATCTTTACGTGAAATTCCCAAAGTATTTATCAGAAATTCTTGTGTTTTGGCTGGATCTTTAACATATTTCTTACTGATTCCGCACGAATGAGTTCGCACCGATTCCGCCAAAGAACGGCCTCGCACGTCATAAATTTGACCGCGCAGGCGATCTTCTTTTAAGTAATCGTAAATAGAGCGTTCCGCTTTACTGACAAATTTATCGTGCTGAAAAGTCTGCATATAAAACAAACGCCCCATAATGATGAGCGGTGCCACCAAACAAATGATTCCGCATAGTTTCATGCGGGCTTTGGCATCATACATAAAAGGGGTTTTCTTCTTCAGCATTTATTTATCCAATACCACAACCGATTGCGGCGGTGTACGACGCAATTTTAATTTCTCTTGTGCCAAGGGTTCGATAGTCTGCGGACCGCCCAGACGTGCTTCTTCTAATTTTAGGTACTGATTACGCGCTTCTTTAATTTCCACTTCGTTTTGTAATTTACCAATCGTTCGGCCGGAGCGGGCTACTTCTATGCGCATCATGACAATTCCAAAGGTGATAATACTGATGATAAATACGATTTTGAATAGTTTCATTTTATTTTCTCAATGACTCTTAATTTTGCACTACGTGCACGTGAATTTTGCCGAATTTCTTCATAGGACGGCACAATAACATGTTTATTAACCAGTTGCCATTGGCCACCAGCCACTAACTCTTTGAAACGGCGTTTAACCAAACGGTCTTCCAAAGAATGAAAGGTTAGTACCGCTGCTCTCCCACCCACACCTATCACCTGCGGCAACAAAGAAATCATTTGTTCAACGCATTTTAATTCCTCATTGACCGCAATGCGTAAGGCTTGAAAAGTTTGAGTAGCCGGATGAATTTTCCCGCGTCCGTGCACCACACTCTCTACTAATTTTTTGAGTTGTCCGGTCGTAGTAATCCTTTCTTGCCGGCGGCTGGCCATAATAGCCATAGCAATGGCATGGGCATGAGATTCTTCGCCATATTCTGTCAAAATCCGTTCTAATTCAGCCAAGCCCCACTCATTCACTATTTCTTCTGCCGTTAAGGAAGAATCTAAATCAAAACGCATATCCAGCGGCCCGTCTCGTAACAAACTAAACCCTCTGGCAGGATTATCTAATTGGTAGGAGCTAAGCCCCAAATCAAACAGAGCGCCGTTTACATCCTTCACTCCATACTGATCTAACACTTCCCGTGCTTGCGTATAGGAAGCATGCACCGCGGTCAAGCGATCATCCGCTACATTACGTTTAGCCATTTGCAAGGCTTGCTCATCTTTGTCAAATCCAAATAAACGTGCTTGCGGCCCTAAGTGGCTCAAAAATAATTTACTATGTCCCCCCAGTCCTAAAGTACCGTCCATATATACCCCATTGGGCTGGGTTAATAGAATGGCCGCAATTTCCTTAGCTAAAATAGGAATATGAGTCCATATCTCTTGCATTAAAAATTCCCCTGATATCCATTCGTTGGCACCATCTTCAACTTAGGAATTACCGTATGCTGTTGAGTCTTCTGAGTAGGTTGTGTAACCGGTATAGAAACGGTTTGGGTAGAGGACAAAACCTGATTGGATACGGCACCGCCAGCAGTCTTAGAATTAGAAGCCCCTTTTTTCCCTACCTTTTTAGACAAATCAAACAACCATACATTTTGCAAGACAGATATTTTATTAAAAGGCATACCATAGGCACGATAGAGCGCCTGATATACGGGGGTGCCGTCTTTTAACTCATTACAAAAACGGTAAAACTCGTCGCGGCTATGGCTGTTGAGCAAATAATCCACAATACTATAGGATTCTGTATACCACAGTTCAGCCTGTTGCGTGGTCAAGGAAGAAATATCGTTTGTATTCATCAAGTCTTCCAATTGAATATATTTCCCGGCCAAAATTCGCTGTAACCCGTCGTCTACCCAGCTTGGTTTGCGATTGGTCACATTGATTTGCATATACACGGCCATTCCTTCCGATAACCACAAAGGAGAAACACTAGGTAAGAAATAACCGTCGAAGTACAAATGGGTCAATTCATGTACGGAGAGTTGATAAAAATCTTTCCCTTCCAACACATACATAGTATCCGCTCGTAAATCCGAAGCCGCGCCAGACCAAGACGGACGTTTTGTGAAATCCATGTAGCTGTCTTTATTTCCAAACAGCATAATCAGAACCTTATTGGGTTTCATCACCAATGTAAAGGGTGTCAAATCCAACATCAAATTGCCATGAATATTATCCAATACGGTCTTTAACTTATCGGTTACGGGTTGATCCTGGCGATAAATCAAATAACTGTATGTTTCTGCCGTCATAAACCCCGGCGGTGGCGGAACCCAACGCACTTTATGTTGGGCACTGCTGTCATAGCGGAACATAGAAGGAACTTCCTGCACTTGGCTACCGGCCACAGACAAATCCTTATGCACGCTTTCCAGTCCACTCAACATTTTTTCAAATTCATTCTTGGCATTATCTCGCTCTTGCGGTGTTTCGGGCTCATTAAATAGTTCATCAAATACTTCCTGAGATACCTCATGACGGGTAATTGAGCCATCCTGCGAGGAAGAGGAGTTTTCTGGCACGGCAAGTATTTTACGATACACTGCTTTAACATCTACATTAAAATGGCGCAAAATAGGCGGGGTAATGAGTAAGATTACCAATACCCAAAGCAAAATTTTAATTTGTTTCATTATATCCATGATGAGAATACCGCCAAATATCGTATTTTCATTTCATCCGGTAAGATATATTGTATCGGATTTTGAGCTTGTATGCCTAGACGAGTTACTAAAGCCTCGTTTGCTTGCCCGGGTTGACTTTGATAGGCAGCCAATGTCCCCCCCTTTTTTACACAAGGAGCCAGTAGCGGCAATATATCATTAATCTGTCCCATAGCACGCTCAGTTACTAAATCAAAGCTGCCCGCTGTATCCTGTCCCAAACGGATATTAGAAACTGTCACATTTTTTAACCCCAGTTTCAAGACAGCCCAATTCAAAAAAGTACAGCGTTTTTGCAAACTTTCCACCAAGGTTACTCGCACGTGCGGACAAAGAACCGCCATTGTAATTCCAATATATCCGGCTCCGCTTCCCATATCAGCCGCCAGGCTGTTTGCAGGTAAATGCTTGCATATACCGGCCACGGGGAAAGCATCCGCAATATGACGAGTAAAAATCTCATTTTTATCAGCTACGCTGGTCAAATTCAATACTTCTTTTTTTCCCCAAACCAAATCTACGTATTGGGCCAATATGTCCCATGCCGTATCGGTAATTGTAAGGCCTAGTCCAAGGGCAAAATTATTCAACTTTTGACGCATGTTTAAGTCTCCGATAGCGTTCTATATGGATGGCCAAGAGTTGAATATCAGCCGGTGTAATACCCGGGATACGAGAGGCTTGTCCCAATGTGCGCGGGCGCACCGTTTTCAATTTTTGACTGCTTTCAATTAAAAGACCTTTCACTGCGGCAGGATCAAAACCTTCCGGAATAATAATGTTATCGGCCTGAGCTAATTTTTCAGCATCTTTTTTGTTACGTTCATAGTATCCGGCATATTTTTGATGAACATCTACGTGAAAACGTACCTTCTCAGCAGTCCACGGATATAAACCGTCTTCTTCTACGACGTGATTGCTATTTTCAAGCAGTTTCTCCACTTGTTGGCGATATTTTTCAAAAGCCGGTTGATACTTTTTGTCTAAAGTACCCAACTTAAATCCGTGCGGGCACAGCCGCAAATCCGCATTATCATTACGCAGCAAAATACGATACTCTGCCCGGGAAGTAAACATACGGTATGGTTCATTAAC
Coding sequences within:
- a CDS encoding UDP-N-acetylglucosamine--N-acetylmuramyl-(pentapeptide) pyrophosphoryl-undecaprenol N-acetylglucosamine transferase, which produces MKNKRFMIAAGGTGGHFYPGFSLGRTLNQQGCAVLFIVRRGDSSCEVLKEAKLKYQEIDICALPRSINPLKHIRFMWHFIKALRQTNQAITQFKPQVSIGTGGYVSFPLVFISWLKGIKTAVHDSNTKIGLSNKVCARFVNVLLLGLPTHKKMPRSVLVGTPIRKEFAEPINRNKVLKDLGLNPSFQTVLLFGGSQGAKALNAALINAVKKLVAENDDIQFIHISGTRWYQTIVNRYGKVNRVQILPYSNEIYDLIQASDLVVCRSGAGTLAELICCKKPALLVPLPTAAANHQFYNAKILQSVGCAALVQEGPQLQEELYTLMDRILNSANNSILQTMKANYAKLDLPDPLTAAERITELLKNI
- the ftsW gene encoding putative lipid II flippase FtsW yields the protein MAILYHKSASGRATGHSLSGADREGRYSFGKKPRKETPAWQWLQIDKKLAFICFFFLCFGLIFTYSSSAFDSTAYFKRQLIFDLIGVAAALFLSQTYTRIQAHIKPIWLMYITWILLVIVLFTQPIANVHRWINLGFFNLQPSEVAKVTLVIYIADYLSQVQGKLARNWRLLVKPLLISGITFALISKAPDLGTVMLMAVVVMMMLFVAGARLKYLLVLGVCAVPYVLYQLIFYTYRLERVLSFLNPEAQAQKAGYQLWQSMIAVGSGGWFGKGLGNSELKLEYLPAAHTDFIFSIMSEELGLIRLLIIILLFCWLLGRGIGLARLCKNSFHSLLIFGLTITICGQAFFNMAMAIGLLPTKGIPLPFFSYGGSSVIMTLVMMGIIANLAAQASAPKNRYAEETTDYRARNR
- a CDS encoding phospho-N-acetylmuramoyl-pentapeptide-transferase, which gives rise to MLYYLSLFTDDISFLNIFNYITFRTGGAIVTSFVLSLIFGPSLIAKLRAFKVQQIEREYGPASHLAKNGTPTMGGLLILFTLLISVFFWARLDSPYVRLMLFTTVSLAFAGILDDYTKLVKRNPEGIPSSVKLTIQLITAVGVVGYLAFNPPNGEYATSLIIPYVSKTFIDLSAFYLAFSMLIIVGASNATNLTDGLDGLASGCMVFAAITYAVFAYLAGNINFADYLKIIYVPGAGEISVFLGALVGACLGFLWFNAYPANVFMGDTSSLFLGGVLGTAALCVKQELLLPIAGGIFVLETVSVMLQMGYFKLTHGKRLFKMAPIHHHFELCGIPESKVIVRFWITGAMLMLLALASLKIR
- a CDS encoding UDP-N-acetylmuramoyl-tripeptide--D-alanyl-D-alanine ligase — encoded protein: MKLNLSLTKLASVIKGALHTAEPNRIIQSFVTDSRVIASGDSFWALKGATHDGHQFIEQAVKQGATLIIGEENRIPVLPPQVSSITVKNSLIALQELAKYHRLNHTLKIAAITGSNGKSTTKQMLKSICSQAGETVANMGNFNNQFGVPFSLLEIQTKHEYGVFELGASHPGDITETASLVVPDVAVITNVSAAHLAFFKDVETVYKTKTEIVDCMAPSGTLVYNSDDEMLARLNDYKGKRISFGFNPQADLRILDTEGFAFTYKNTAYVIGLNLQRHDKLNAAAACAAAIGLGLFMDEIKKGLLSYTPMPMRMERMKRGNTQFILDCYNANPASMKNALEILGHTADSPRIAVLGDMKELGETSKNFHRLIARWLLDNRIDYAFLAGAEMKHAADVLQGNTSLRWYYGETPQVWTASLQKLLQEKGGVCLLKASRSMQFENLLKEI
- a CDS encoding penicillin-binding protein 2; the protein is MLKKKTPFMYDAKARMKLCGIICLVAPLIIMGRLFYMQTFQHDKFVSKAERSIYDYLKEDRLRGQIYDVRGRSLAESVRTHSCGISKKYVKDPAKTQEFLINTLGISRKDLERKWSRKDSKFFFVAKKIKPDVYMNLAPVLHTTLGQGLEVTPEYERIHPYGDSAIDLLGAANSKNLGLSGLELMFNDELSQDISKRRAKRARRGEVIYNRSLKEEKSVGSLYLTIDMLAQYYAETALAKAVKDYEPEHGIIVVQQPQTGRILAAASYPQKDGQSLPFQFTYEPGSTFKTIAITAALDAGTVSINDSIDMSGRNWEIARGVVVKDKQHKQEELTIPEIMALSSNIGAGKIALELGAKNLFYYIKAFGFGTKTDINFTGESKGYVPPYNQWTKVDTATKGYGYGISLTPIQLISAYSAIANGGWLLQPHLIDRIEYADGRKEVKAKVQKIRRVIKPETVEIMKKVLEHVVLEGSGKKAQIPGYSVAGKTGTAEKLDKEGGYAKRRHVVSFCGFTPIGDPQFTILIILDNPAKYTFGGTAAAPVFKEVAEGLLSMQAVAPDKPEELVKQNK
- a CDS encoding cell division protein FtsL is translated as MKLFKIVFIISIITFGIVMMRIEVARSGRTIGKLQNEVEIKEARNQYLKLEEARLGGPQTIEPLAQEKLKLRRTPPQSVVVLDK
- the rsmH gene encoding 16S rRNA (cytosine(1402)-N(4))-methyltransferase RsmH translates to MQEIWTHIPILAKEIAAILLTQPNGVYMDGTLGLGGHSKLFLSHLGPQARLFGFDKDEQALQMAKRNVADDRLTAVHASYTQAREVLDQYGVKDVNGALFDLGLSSYQLDNPARGFSLLRDGPLDMRFDLDSSLTAEEIVNEWGLAELERILTEYGEESHAHAIAMAIMASRRQERITTTGQLKKLVESVVHGRGKIHPATQTFQALRIAVNEELKCVEQMISLLPQVIGVGGRAAVLTFHSLEDRLVKRRFKELVAGGQWQLVNKHVIVPSYEEIRQNSRARSAKLRVIEKIK
- the rsmG gene encoding 16S rRNA (guanine(527)-N(7))-methyltransferase RsmG, with product MRQKLNNFALGLGLTITDTAWDILAQYVDLVWGKKEVLNLTSVADKNEIFTRHIADAFPVAGICKHLPANSLAADMGSGAGYIGITMAVLCPHVRVTLVESLQKRCTFLNWAVLKLGLKNVTVSNIRLGQDTAGSFDLVTERAMGQINDILPLLAPCVKKGGTLAAYQSQPGQANEALVTRLGIQAQNPIQYILPDEMKIRYLAVFSSWI